The Salana multivorans genome window below encodes:
- a CDS encoding OB-fold nucleic acid binding domain-containing protein, translating into MVRADARETREERPGLLASHTELAAQEERSWVARLGVEPIRTLVPRRRARVAGVLRAVTYAPRGSSASLCAELFDGTASIRLCWTGRRAVPGIEPGRRLLAEGMVAGSAPDGPRLTIHNPRYELLVPKRTAA; encoded by the coding sequence GTGGTCCGCGCCGACGCCCGGGAGACCCGGGAGGAGCGCCCCGGGCTGCTCGCGTCGCACACCGAGCTCGCCGCCCAGGAGGAGCGGTCGTGGGTCGCCCGCCTCGGGGTGGAGCCGATCCGCACGCTCGTGCCGCGCCGGCGCGCCCGCGTCGCCGGCGTCCTGCGGGCCGTGACCTACGCGCCGCGCGGCTCCTCGGCGTCGCTGTGCGCCGAGCTGTTCGACGGGACCGCCTCGATCCGCCTGTGCTGGACCGGCCGCCGCGCCGTCCCCGGGATCGAGCCGGGCCGTCGCCTCCTCGCCGAGGGGATGGTGGCGGGCTCCGCCCCCGACGGGCCGCGTCTGACGATCCACAACCCGCGCTACGAGCTGCTCGTCCCGAAGCGGACCGCCGCGTGA
- a CDS encoding DUF3159 domain-containing protein: protein MSEPQGLRALGSDSFSIADAVGGWRGLVESTAPGLVFVVVFVATRELVPAIVGSLAVTLVAVLARLLRRSSVTYALGGVLGVAIGAFWAWRSGEAENYYAWGLLTNAAFALAMAVSLAVRYPVVGLVAGSLGLTRRERAENADADAAAGSAAATDAEPVVDVEVATAAEPAPQGFADVVDLSWREVPDELRRYTLATWLWLAAFLLRLAVQVPLFLGGSVAWLGTARLVMGLPMWALVLWVTWLLVRPRARAGAPRPAAPTS from the coding sequence GTGAGCGAGCCCCAGGGCCTGCGCGCCCTCGGCTCGGACAGCTTCTCGATCGCCGACGCGGTCGGCGGCTGGCGCGGCCTCGTCGAGTCGACCGCCCCCGGTCTCGTCTTCGTCGTCGTGTTCGTCGCGACCCGCGAGCTGGTGCCGGCGATCGTCGGCTCGCTCGCCGTCACCCTCGTCGCGGTGCTCGCCCGGCTGCTGCGCCGCAGCTCGGTGACCTACGCGCTCGGGGGAGTCCTCGGCGTCGCCATCGGCGCCTTCTGGGCCTGGCGCTCGGGCGAGGCGGAGAACTACTACGCCTGGGGCCTGCTCACCAACGCGGCGTTCGCGCTGGCGATGGCCGTCTCGCTCGCGGTGCGCTACCCCGTCGTCGGGCTGGTCGCCGGCTCCCTCGGGCTCACCCGGCGCGAGCGGGCCGAGAACGCCGACGCGGACGCCGCCGCGGGCTCCGCGGCGGCCACCGACGCCGAGCCCGTCGTCGACGTCGAGGTCGCCACCGCGGCGGAGCCGGCCCCGCAGGGCTTCGCGGACGTCGTCGACCTGTCCTGGCGCGAGGTGCCGGACGAGCTGCGCCGCTACACGCTCGCGACCTGGCTCTGGCTCGCGGCGTTCCTGCTCCGCCTCGCGGTTCAGGTGCCGCTGTTCCTCGGCGGCTCGGTCGCCTGGCTCGGCACGGCCCGGCTCGTCATGGGGCTGCCGATGTGGGCGCTGGTGCTGTGGGTGACGTGGCTGCTGGTCCGCCCTCGAGCACGCGCTGGAGCTCCGCGACCGGCGGCTCCGACGAGCTGA